From a single Maylandia zebra isolate NMK-2024a linkage group LG3, Mzebra_GT3a, whole genome shotgun sequence genomic region:
- the LOC106675434 gene encoding uncharacterized protein LOC106675434: MASPEKDKTGKEMHKKHRCQQCQKAFHNLKQLKSHQKSHTEERLYSCDQCEKTYKTVRTLNVHKKMHSGEKPHMCQECGSEFISLRNLSTHIQRYHTGERPHHCQQCDKGFVTQGELKNHQRVHTGEKPYSCSECAKSFSWPSSLFYHQRIHTGVKPFSCEECGKSFTQIGTLKVHKNIHTKEMIFSCEQCGKDFSSSSNLRRHVVMHTGEKSHRCDQCGKTFTLREDLRRHTRIHTGEKPYKCRHCDKTFSSQTQRTVHERIHTGTRPYSCEECGKSFTQIGTLKVHRNRHTKDMLFSCEQCGKVFTSRGAFNYHKRIHRKKQQ, from the exons ATGGCTTCACCCGAAAAG GACAAGACCGGCAAAGAAATGCATAAAAAACACAGATGTCAGCAATGCCAGAAGGCTTTCCACAACCTGAAGCAACTAAAGAGTCATCAAAAAAGTCACACTGAAGAAAGactgtacagctgtgatcagtgtgagaaaacatacaaaacagTACGCACGCTAAATGTTCATAAGAAAATGCACAGTGGAGAAAAACCACATATGTGTCAGGAGTGCGGCAGTGAATTTATCTCATTGAGAAACTTATCGACTCACATTCAACGGTatcacactggagagagaccgcaCCATTGTCAGCAATGTGACAAAGGGTTTGTGACCCAAGGAGAATTAAAGAATCATCAGAGGGTTCACACAGGAGAAAAGCCCTACAGCTGCAGTGAGTGCGCGAAAAGTTTTTCATGGCCTTCGAGTCTTTTCTATCACCAGCGCATCCACACTGGGGTGAAACCGTTCAGCTGTGAGGAGTGTGGGAAGAGTTTCACTCAAATAGGTACTTTAAAGGTCCACAAGAACATCCacacaaaagaaatgattttCTCCTGTGAGCAGTGCGGTAAAGATTTCTCTTCATCATCTAACCTTAGAAGGCATGTTGTTATGCATACCGGAGAGAAATCACACAGATGTGACCAGTGTGGGAAAACATTCACCTTGAGGGAAGACCTGAGACGCCACACACGTATTCACACTGGAGAaaaaccatacaagtgcagacactgcgACAAGACTTTTAGTTCACAGACTCAGCGCACAGTACATGAACGCATCCACACTGGAACGAGACCGTACAGCTGTGAGGAGTGTGGGAAGAGTTTCACTCAAATAGGTACTTTAAAGGTGCACAGGAACCGCCACACAAAAGACATGCTTTTCTCCTGCGAGCAGTGCGGGAAGGTCTTCACTTCTCGTGGCGCATTTAATTATCATAAAAGGATCCACCGAAAGAAACAGCAATAA